One part of the Lotus japonicus ecotype B-129 chromosome 2, LjGifu_v1.2 genome encodes these proteins:
- the LOC130738107 gene encoding glutaminyl-peptide cyclotransferase isoform X2, translating to MKKNPSLKKRRTSEPQQSPPMADPPRRKPRALVTVPNLLSFCLVASVVVLLLVSSNSWFVFVHGVSYETITVVNEFPHDPEAFTQGLLYTGNDTLFESTGLYGQSSVRKVALRSGKVEELHKMDDSLFGEGLTLINNRLLQVTWLQKTGFIYDHKNLSQLGTFHHDMKDGWGLASDGKVLFGSDGSSTLYQLNPQTFKAVSKHVVYYNGHQVYNLNELEYIHGEVWANVYGADCIVRISPKDGAVLGWILLQSLRVLMF from the exons ATGAAGAAAAACCCATcgctgaagaagaggaggacCAGTGAGCCGCAGCAGAGTCCTCCAATGGCGGATCCTCCGCGGCGGAAGCCCCGCGCTCTGGTCACAGTTCCCAACCTTCTTTCGTTCTGTCTTGTCGCCTCCGTCGTCGTCCTCTTGCTCGTTTCGTCCAACTCGTGGTTCGTTTTCGTTCATGGGGTTTCATATGAGACGATCACTGTTGTCAATGAGTTCCCTCATGATCCTGAAGCCTTCACTCAG GGCCTTCTTTATACTGGAAATGACACCTTGTTTGAGTCAACTGGACTTTATGGGCAG TCTTCTGTCCGTAAAGTAGCTCTTCGTTCTGGGAAG GTTGAAGAACTTCATAAGATGGATGATTCACTATTTGGGGAAGGTTTAACTCTCATCAATAATAG GCTCCTCCAAGTAACTTGGCTGCAGAAAACGGGTTTCATATATGACCACAAAAATTTAAGCCAG CTAGGAACATTTCATCATGACATGAAAGATGGTTGGGGTCTCGCAAGTGATGGAAAAGTCTTGTTTGGAAGTGATGGCAGTTCAACATTATACCAACTTAATCCTCAAACATTTAAAG CTGTCTCAAAACATGTTGTCTACTATAATGGTCATCAAGTATACAATCTCAATGAATTGGAATATATTCATGGAGAAGTTTGGGCAAATGTATATGGG GCTGACTGCATTGTAAGAATCTCTCCCAAGGATGGTGCTGTTCTTGGATGGATTCTCCTCCAAAGTTTAAG GGTCTTGATGTTTTGA
- the LOC130738107 gene encoding glutaminyl-peptide cyclotransferase isoform X1 — translation MKKNPSLKKRRTSEPQQSPPMADPPRRKPRALVTVPNLLSFCLVASVVVLLLVSSNSWFVFVHGVSYETITVVNEFPHDPEAFTQGLLYTGNDTLFESTGLYGQSSVRKVALRSGKVEELHKMDDSLFGEGLTLINNRLLQVTWLQKTGFIYDHKNLSQLGTFHHDMKDGWGLASDGKVLFGSDGSSTLYQLNPQTFKAVSKHVVYYNGHQVYNLNELEYIHGEVWANVYGADCIVRISPKDGAVLGWILLQSLRKEQIEAGYMGLDVLNGIAWDHEQERIFVTGKLWPKLYEIKVLPIKTPIEEGIIEQLCLRKPFKFL, via the exons ATGAAGAAAAACCCATcgctgaagaagaggaggacCAGTGAGCCGCAGCAGAGTCCTCCAATGGCGGATCCTCCGCGGCGGAAGCCCCGCGCTCTGGTCACAGTTCCCAACCTTCTTTCGTTCTGTCTTGTCGCCTCCGTCGTCGTCCTCTTGCTCGTTTCGTCCAACTCGTGGTTCGTTTTCGTTCATGGGGTTTCATATGAGACGATCACTGTTGTCAATGAGTTCCCTCATGATCCTGAAGCCTTCACTCAG GGCCTTCTTTATACTGGAAATGACACCTTGTTTGAGTCAACTGGACTTTATGGGCAG TCTTCTGTCCGTAAAGTAGCTCTTCGTTCTGGGAAG GTTGAAGAACTTCATAAGATGGATGATTCACTATTTGGGGAAGGTTTAACTCTCATCAATAATAG GCTCCTCCAAGTAACTTGGCTGCAGAAAACGGGTTTCATATATGACCACAAAAATTTAAGCCAG CTAGGAACATTTCATCATGACATGAAAGATGGTTGGGGTCTCGCAAGTGATGGAAAAGTCTTGTTTGGAAGTGATGGCAGTTCAACATTATACCAACTTAATCCTCAAACATTTAAAG CTGTCTCAAAACATGTTGTCTACTATAATGGTCATCAAGTATACAATCTCAATGAATTGGAATATATTCATGGAGAAGTTTGGGCAAATGTATATGGG GCTGACTGCATTGTAAGAATCTCTCCCAAGGATGGTGCTGTTCTTGGATGGATTCTCCTCCAAAGTTTAAG GAAGGAACAAATAGAAGCTGGATATATG GGTCTTGATGTTTTGAATGGGATAGCATGGGATCATGAGCAAGAGCGGATTTTTG TGACCGGAAAACTGTGGCCAAAGCTGTATGAAATCAAGGTTTTACCAATCAAGACACCGATTGAAGAAGGAATTATAGAGCAGCTTTGCTTGCGCAAACCTTTCAAATTTCTATGA